The Lycium barbarum isolate Lr01 chromosome 12, ASM1917538v2, whole genome shotgun sequence genome includes a region encoding these proteins:
- the LOC132622917 gene encoding small ribosomal subunit protein mS78 (rPPR3a)-like, whose amino-acid sequence AIKCPLLSGVFTNNHKAPTITRSTPTTQAIVDSFKISSECPNFRRECFHYETAIRQLIKAKHFSGIIDIIEHQKRYPDIRNESFVKMYTHARQLFDEMPQLNCPRTVFSFNALLEAYLKSERYNKIADLFRELPTKLSIEPDIVSYNTAIKALCKVGSLDSAVYLMDEIENHGIKLNTVTCNTLLSAFHENKRFTEAESLWIMMEKRNIVPNLCSYNIKLISLVKANEVSKAIQFFEEIVSKGFKPDPFSYSAMIKMCVRVRNLEDAKMWYEKMMQSGCLPDYKLFTTLTTFACSAHDFDFALHSRKGIHNNVMQRVVNGLVEHSKVENAKELVKLAESYKSFHYELSLPLHI is encoded by the coding sequence GCAATCAAATGTCCACTTCTCTCCGGCGTCTTCACCAATAACCACAAAGCACCCACCATTACTCGTTCAACACCCACCACCCAAGCAATTGTAGACTCCTTCAAAATATCATCAGAATGCCCCAACTTCCGACGCGAATGCTTCCATTACGAAACCGCCATTCGCCAACTTATCAAAGCCAAACACTTCTCCGGCATCATAGACATCATCGAACATCAAAAAAGATACCCAGATATCCGTAACGAGTCTTTTGTCAAAATGTATACTCATGCACGTCAACTGTTCGACGAAATGCCTCAACTAAATTGTCCCCGCACTGTCTTTTCCTTCAATGCCCTTCTCGAAGCGTATCTTAAATCGGAGAGATATAATAAAATTGCTGACTTGTTTCGTGAATTGCCAACGAAATTGTCCATTGAGCCTGATATAGTATCGTATAACACCGCGATTAAAGCCTTGTGTAAGGTTGGTTCGTTGGATTCTGCTGTGTATTTGATGGATGAGATTGAAAATCATGGGATTAAGCTGAATACTGTGACTTGTAACACGTTATTAAGCGcgtttcatgaaaataaaaggTTTACTGAAGCTGAAAGTTTGTGGATCATGATGGAAAAGAGAAATATTGTCCCTAATCTATGCAGTTATAATATTAAATTAATTAGTTTGGTTAAAGCTAACGAGGTTTCAAAGGCGATTCAGTTCTTCGAGGAGATTGTTAGTAAGGGTTTCAAACCGGACCCGTTCAGTTATAGTGCTATGATAAAAATGTGTGTGAGAGTGAGGAACCTGGAGGATGCTAAAATGTGGTATGAGAAGATGATGCAAAGTGGATGCCTTCCGGATTATAAATTGTTTACGACGCTTACTACTTTTGCTTGTAGCGCCCACGATTTTGATTTTGCACTACATTCACGCAAAGGTATTCATAATAATGTAATGCAGAGGGTTGTCAATGGCTTGGTTGAGCATTCTAAGGTTGAAAATGCGAAAGAGCTGGTTAAGTTGGCCGAGTCTTACAAGAGCTTCCATTACGAGCTTTCTTTGCCTTTGCATATCTAG
- the LOC132622916 gene encoding small ribosomal subunit protein mS78 (rPPR3a)-like — protein MSSSCSSLYRRLHGLFAVKLKTDKPKTTSLKSKQQLQTIVDNFKKSSESPKFRGHHSKYKTAVRRLDNNYSAIQGIFEHQKQYPEITNEFFVSRLILLYGTAKMYEHARKLFDEMPNLKCQQTVFSFNALLESCIRAEKYDTARELFRELPEELSIKLDVVSYNTFIKALCKADSLDSAVSVMDEMENQGIKPDKVTFNTLLNAYLDSKRFSEAEDLWVLMQKKNVVADLGSYSVRLRGLVENNKVNEAIELFDEMGKKDIIPNAYCYNTMIKIYVDDRNWEEAKGWYDKMVENGRYPDNATFEMLIHFAYDKDNLDFALALCKKALDSKVTVRNATMQRVVNVLAEHSKLEEAMELVKLAKSYKRYRYILSLPSLQ, from the coding sequence ATGTCTTCCTCTTGTTCATCCCTTTATCGCCGGCTTCACGGCCTCTTCGCCGTCAAGCTCAAAACTGACAAGCCTAAAACAACCTCCTTAAAATCCAAACAACAACTTCAAACCATTGTTGACAACTTCAAAAAATCATCGGAATCTCCTAAATTCCGAGGGCACCACTCCAAATATAAAACCGCCGTTCGTCGCCTTGACAACAATTATTCCGCTATCCAAGGCATTTTTGAGCACCAAAAGCAATACCCTGAAATTACTAATGAGTTCTTTGTCTCCCGTCTTATACTCTTATACGGTACAGCAAAAATGTATGAACATGCCCGTAAACTGTTCGACGAAATGCCTAACCTAAAATGTCAGCAAACTGTTTTTTCTTTCAATGCCCTTTTGGAATCCTGCATAAGGGCAGAGAAGTACGACACAGCTAGAGaattgtttcgggaattaccTGAGGAGCTATCGATAAAGCTTGATGTAGTGTCTTATAATACTTTTATTAAGGCATTATGTAAAGCTGATTCTTTGGATTCTGCTGTAAGCGTAATGGATGAGATGGAAAATCAGGGAATTAAACCTGATAAAGTGACTTTCAATACGCTTTTGAACGCGTATCTTGATAGTAAAAGATTTTCTGAAGCGGAAGATTTGTGGGTATTGATGCAAAAGAAGAATGTTGTTGCTGACTTGGGGAGTTACAGCGTTAGGTTACGAGGATTGGTTGAGAATAACAAGGTTAACGAGGCGATTGAGCTGTTTGATGAGATGGGGAAGAAAGATATCATCCCAAATGCTTACTGTTATAACACGATGATCAAAATTTATGTGGATGATAGGAATTGGGAGGAGGCGAAAGGATGGTATGACAAAATGGTGGAAAATGGACGTTATCCGGATAATGCAACATTTGAAATGCTCATTCATTTCGCTTATGACAAGGATAATCTTGATTTTGCACTTGCACTGTGTAAGAAAGCTTTGGATTCAAAAGTTACTGTTCGTAATGCAACAATGCAGAGGGTAGTCAATGTCTTGGCTGAGCATTCTAAGCTAGAGGAAGCAATGGAGCTGGTGAAACTGGCCAAATCATATAAGCGATACCGGTATATACTTTCGTTGCCTTCGCTTCAATAG
- the LOC132624607 gene encoding (3S,6E)-nerolidol synthase 1-like — protein MSPVFNNPNVINEKDVKYTKVEQVEKYLDIVNEQNQLQALVIIDVIQQLGLDHLFHQQIQLILEQQYLKTKTAHFYRHSDLYEVSLRFRLLRQEGYNVPAEVFNNFKGENESFQDELRQDLKGLMALHEATHLSIKGEGILVEAAQFSGECLTRNMVYLDDNQSKMARQTLQHPIHKNLPRYSIRSSLEEFQVGDEWEATLKDLAFIEFGKLQSVYKEEKRQVLKWWNELSVTQDLKLARSQPLKWYMWSIGALSDPRMSKERMELIKPISLVYLVDDIFDVYGKLPELTLFTEVVNRWEISTVEQLPNYMRTCFMTLYETTENIGCVVYKEHGWNPIDYLRKAWANLCNAFLEEAKWFNSGDMPVVEEYLKNGIVSSGVPMVLINLYFLLGHAATKDSSSSDVFADIEGIISSIAQILRLLDDLGNAEDEQQEGQDGSYVEYLMEEEQGLTYEDARQHVLDMVSNAWKDVNKQCLTPSAIPLSFQKACLNVARMVPMMYIYDENHCLPVLEKHIKSIFCDMD, from the exons ATGTCGCCTGTTTTCAACAATCCAAATGTCATTAACGAGAAG GACGTGAAATATACAAAGGTCGAGCAAGTTGAGAAATATCTAGATATCGTCAACGAACAAAATCAATTACAAGCTTTGGTGATCATAGATGTCATTCAGCAACTTGGCCTCGACCACCTTTTCCACCAGCAAATTCAATTGATTCTTGAGCAACAATATCTAAAAACTAAAACCGCTCATTTCTATCGTCATTCTGATCTTTATGAGGTTTCACTTCGTTTTCGACTATTAAGACAAGAGGGTTACAATGTCCCTGCAG AGGTGTTCAACAACTTCAAAGGAGAGAATGAATCTTTTCAAGATGAATTAAGACAAGATTTGAAGGGATTGATGGCCTTGCATGAAGCCACTCATCTCAGTATTAAAGGAGAAGGCATACTAGTTGAAGCTGCTCAATTTAGTGGTGAGTGTCTAACAAGAAATATGGTGTACTTAGATGATAATCAATCCAAAATGGCTCGTCAAACATTGCAACATCCTATCCACAAAAACTTGCCAAGGTATTCCATAAGGAGCTCTCTTGAAGAATTTCAAGTGGGAGATGAATGGGAAGCTACGCTCAAAGATCTCGCATTCATCGAATTTGGGAAACTGCAATCCGTTTACAAAGAAGAAAAACGTCAAGTTCTAAA ATGGTGGAACGAACTTTCGGTGACACAAGACTTGAAGCTTGCTAGAAGCCAACCACTTAAATGGTACATGTGGTCCATCGGAGCTCTGTCGGATCCAAGAATGTCGAAGGAACGAATGGAGCTAATAAAACCAATCTCTCTTGTCTATTTAGTAGATGATATTTTTGATGTTTATGGTAAACTCCCCGAACTCACACTATTCACTGAAGTTGTGAATAG GTGGGAAATCTCTACTGTTGAGCAACTACCGAACTACATGAGGACGTGTTTCATGACTTTATATGAAACCACAGAAAATATTGGATGTGTAGTGTATAAAGAGCATGGATGGAACCCTATCGACTACTTGAGAAAAGCT TGGGCAAATTTGTGCAATGCATTTCTGGAGGAAGCAAAATGGTTTAATAGTGGAGATATGCCTGTGGTAGAGGAGTACTTGAAGAATGGGATAGTAAGTTCGGGGGTGCCTATGGTGCTTATCAACCTTTACTTTCTCTTGGGTCATGCAGCAACTAAAGATTCTTCATCATCAGATGTCTTCGCTGATATTGAAGGCATTATATCTTCCATTGCCCAAATTCTTCGTCTTTTGGATGATCTCGGAAATGCTGAG GACGAACAGCAAGAAGGGCAGGATGGATCGTATGTAGAGTACTTGATGGAAGAAGAACAGGGCTTAACTTATGAAGATGCAAGGCAACATGTTTTGGACATGGTTTCAAACGCATGGAAAGATGTCAATAAACAGTGCCTCACACCAAGTGCAATTCCATTGTCTTTTCAAAAGGCTTGTCTCAACGTGGCCAGAATGGTTCCTATGATGTATATTTATGATGAGAATCATTGTCTTCCTGTCCTAGAAAAGCATATCAAGTCAATATTTTGTGACATGGACTGA
- the LOC132624608 gene encoding (3S,6E)-nerolidol synthase 1-like — MEIIKPIFVVYLVDDIFDVYGTLPELTLFTEAVNRWEISAVEQLPNYMRTCFMTLYETTENIGCVLYKEHGWNPIDHLRKVWANLCNAFLEEAKWFNSGDMPVAEEYLKNGIVSSGVPMVLINLYFLLGHEATKDSSSSDVFANIEGIISSIAQILRLLDDLGNAEHKQQEGHDGSYVEYLMEEQQGLTNEDARKHVLDMVSNTWKDVNKQCLSPSAIPLSFQKACLNVARMSQQSISSQYFVTWTETLDWAHH; from the exons ATGGAGATAATAAAACCAATCTTTGTTGTCTATTTAGTAGATGATATTTTTGATGTTTATGGTACACTCCCCGAACTCACACTATTCACTGAAGCTGTCAATAG GTGGGAAATCTCTGCTGTTGAGCAACTACCGAACTACATGAGGACGTGTTTCATGACTTTATATGAAACCACAGAAAATATTGGGTGTGTACTGTATAAAGAGCATGGATGGAACCCTATCGACCACTTGAGAAAAGTT TGGGCAAATTTGTGCAATGCATTTCTGGAGGAAGCAAAATGGTTTAACAGTGGAGATATGCCAGTGGCAGAGGAGTACTTGAAGAATGGGATAGTAAGTTCGGGGGTGCCTATGGTGCTTATCAACCTTTACTTTCTCTTGGGTCATGAAGCAACTAAAGATTCTTCATCATCAGATGTCTTCGCTAATATTGAAGGCATTATATCTTCCATTGCCCAAATTCTTCGTCTTTTGGATGATCTCGGAAATGCTGAG CATAAGCAGCAAGAAGGGCATGATGGATCATATGTAGAGTACTTGATGGAAGAACAACAGGGCTTAACTAATGAAGAtgcaaggaaacatgttttggaCATGGTTTCAAACACATGGAAAGATGTCAATAAACAGTGCCTCTCACCAAGTGCAATTCCATTGTCTTTTCAAAAGGCTTGTCTCAACGTGGCCAGAATG TCCCAGCAGAGCATATCAAGTCAATATTTTGTGACATGGACTGAGACTCTCGATTGGGCACATCATTGA